From a single Leishmania infantum JPCM5 genome chromosome 36 genomic region:
- a CDS encoding glucokinase, translating to MSLTDEIQLEQLAPTIKGDASWSTGPIYVVCDVGGTNARVGFAQAAQHDRSGLHIIYVRFRVTKRDIRQLLEFFDEVLQHLKKNLPYRAGPFLRRVASGAVSVPGPVTNGQLAGPFNNLKGTARLADYPVELFPKGRSALLNDLEAGSYGVLALSNAGMLSDYFKVMWKGTQWDALSEGKPVGSTIGHGRCMVVAPGTGVGSSLIHYVGVSDSYVVLALECGCLSMSWCANEDSKYVQALAGYMASKARAKGLDSTVAPIWEAATSGSGLEFNYAYEKEGPKASVPLKSAPEVAKLAKAGSDPAAVAAMDRLYKNLMGLTAETTMQFLPLTCVLMGDSIVSNSFYFDNPENVKRLQARINEHTMERQLKFLSRTTFLRQVRSVNINLLGCLGFGSQLSDPADQLAPNKSNL from the coding sequence ATGTCCCTCACAGACGAGATCCAACTCGAGCAGCTGGCCCCGACCATCAAGGGCGACGCCTCCTGGTCCACCGGCCCCATCTACGTTGTGTGCGATGTTGGCGGCACGAACGCGCGCGTCGGCTTTGCtcaagcggcgcagcacgatAGAAGCGGCCTGCACATCATCTATGTCCGCTTCAGGGTGACGAAGCGCGACATCCGCCAGCTACTCGAGTTCTTCgatgaggtgctgcagcacctgaaGAAGAACCTGCCCTACCGCGCTGGTCCCTTCCTGCGTCGTGTCGCGTCCGGTGCCGTGAGTGTGCCGGGACCTGTCACCAACGGACAGCTCGCCGGCCCCTTCAACAACCTGAAGGGCACTGCGCGGCTGGCGGACTACCCAGTGGAGCTGTTTCCAAagggccgcagcgcgctTCTGAACGATCTGGAGGCTGGCTCCTATGGCGTGCTGGCTCTGAGCAACGCCGGCATGCTGTCCGACTACTTCAAGGTCATGTGGAAGGGCACGCAGTGGGACGCGCTGTCGGAAGGCAAGCCCGTCGGCAGCACCATCGGCCACGGCCGCTGCATGGTCGTGGCCCccggcaccggcgtcggCTCCTCTCTCATCCACTATGTGGGTGTCTCGGACAGCTATGTCGTGCTGGCGCTGGAGTGCGGCTGTTTGTCCATGTCTTGGTGCGCCAACGAGGACTCGAAGTACGTGCAGGCACTTGCCGGTTACATGGCGTCCAAGGCGCGTGCGAAGGGCCTGGACTCGACGGTGGCCCCCATCTGGGAGGCTGCGACAAGCGGTAGTGGGTTGGAGTTCAACTACGCGTACGAGAAGGAGGGGCCGAAGGCATCCGTTCCCCTCAAGTCCGCTCCCGAGGTAGCCAAGCTCGCCAAGGCTGGCAGCGACccggccgccgtggccgccatGGACCGTCTCTACAAGAACCTCATGGGCCTCACAGCTGAGACGACAATGCAGTTCCTGCCGCTGACATGTGTGCTGATGGGCGACAGCATTGTTTCCAACAGCTTTTACTTCGATAACCCAGAGAATGTGAAGAGGCTGCAGGCTCGCATAAACGAGCACACGATGGAGCGTCAGTTAAAGTTCTTGAGTCGCACCACGTTCCTTCGCCAGGTGCGCAGTGTGAATATCAACCTGCTGGGCTGCCTTGGATTTGGTAGCCAGCTCTCCGACCCGGCAGATCAGTTAGCGCCAAACAAGTCCAACTTGTGA
- a CDS encoding putative endonuclease V encodes MGEKPPQQQQRPESKDAADALGRSAEAHTPKAPSSAAAPQPSEEKTRAWEAEQLRVGLLADVPRTEYYYCRHLSNHGSSTVQLHAPRNEGAAPDGAFVHQRFALPNFEASLLARPQTGATGNSAAHDAGSTICVPSSFSSPWEALWCQLRFDEARQSAAAVAQPLPTLTLVGGVDISFIPDSDDGVACLAILRYPSMEQVKTYMHRCTLREPYMTGFLAFREIQPVCDLFDSVRVELLATQTMPQLLIVDGNGVQHPRRCGLATHLGVALDIPTIGCSKKMLQVDGLTREAVEAALETLGEAASSSPSLPRLLPLLGTSSPTQLYGYVVHRHLNSVKKCIYVSPGHCIGFAVATALVMTMLRHRIPEPIRAADLGSRAYISDALASAATNNSHPT; translated from the coding sequence ATGGGTgagaagccgccgcagcagcagcagcgccctgAGAGCAAAGACGCTGCCGACGCTCTTGGGCGATCTgcagaagcacacacaccaaaagCACCCTCTTCAGCCGCAGCCCCGCAGCCCAGTGAAGAGAAGACGAGGGCTTGGGAAgcggagcagctccgcgttGGGCTGCTGGCAGATGTACCGCGCACAGAGTACTACTACTGCCGCCACCTCAGCAACCACGGCAGCAGTACGGTGCAGTTGCATGCGCCACGCAACGAGGGTGCAGCGCCGGATGGGGCTTTCGTGCACCAACGCTTCGCATTGCCGAATTTCGAGGCTAGCTTGTTGGCACGCCCACAGACAGGCGCGACGGGCAACAGTGCAGCGCACGACGCCGGCTCGACGATATGCGTCCCATCAAGCTTCAGCTCCCCCTGGGAAGCCCTGTGGTGTCAGCTCCGCTTCGACGAGGCTCGGCAaagcgcggctgccgtcgcgcagcCACTGCCGACCCTCACGCTCGTTGGTGGCGTGGACATCTCTTTCATCCCCGACTCGGACGACGGTGTCGCCTGCCTCGCTATCTTGCGCTACCCGTCCATGGAGCAGGTCAAGACGTACATGCACAGGTGCACGCTGCGGGAGCCGTACATGACCGGCTTTCTTGCCTTTCGCGAGATCCAACCGGTTTGCGATCTCTTCGACTCTGTGCGAGTAGAGCTGCTGGCTACGCAGAcgatgccgcagctgctTATCGTGGATGGAAACGGGGTGCAGCATCCCCGCCGGTGCGGGCTGGCAACGCACCTCGGTGTTGCGCTCGACATACCGACGATTGGGTGCTCAAAGAAGATGCTTCAAGTGGATGGGCTGACGCGGGAGGCAGtggaggcagcgctggagaCGCTAGGCGAGGCAGCATCGAGCAGCCCATCCCTTCCTCGTCTTCTGCCCCTGCTTGGCACGTCGTCGCCAACGCAGCTCTACGGCTACGTCGTGCACAGGCACCTAAACAGCGTTAAAAAGTGCATCTATGTCTCTCCAGGCCACTGCATCGGCTTTGCCGTTGCCACTGCGCTGGTAATGACGATGCTGCGTCACCGCATCCCAGAGCCGATCCGCGCCGCCGACCTCGGCTCCAGGGCTTACATCAGCGACGCGCTCGCGTCGGCGGCCACTAACAACTCGCACCCAACCTAG
- a CDS encoding glyceraldehyde 3-phosphate dehydrogenase,cytosolic, with the protein MVKVGINGFGRIGRVVFRVAQTRPDIEIVGINDLLDAEYMAYSLKYDSTHGRFNGTVQVKDGALVVNGKTIRVTSERDPANLKWGEIGVEVVVESTGLFLTHETAHKHIEAGAKRVVMTGPPKDDTPMFVMGVNHTTYNGQPIISNASCTTNCLAPLAKVVNEKYGIAEGLMTTVHATTATQKTVDGPSLKDWRGGRGASQNIIPSSTGAAKAVGKVYPALNGKLTGMAFRVPTPNVSVVDLTVRLEKPATYKDICAAIKAAAEGEMKGILGYTDDEVVSSDFNGVGLTSVFDAKAGISLNEHFVKLVSWYDNETGYSHKVLDLVLYTSAR; encoded by the coding sequence ATGGTCAAAGTGGGCATCAACGGCTTCGGACGCATCGGCCGCGTCGTCTTTCGggtggcgcagacgcgccCCGACATTGAGATTGTCGGCATTAACGACCTGCTGGATGCCGAGTATATGGCCTACAGTCTCAAGTACGACTCCACGCATGGCCGCTTTAATGGCACGGTGCAGGTGAAAGACGGGGCACTTGTTGTGAATGGCAAAACCATCCGCGTCACGAGCGAGCGCGACCCGGCGAACCTCAAGTGGGGCGAGATTggtgtggaggtggtggtggagtcCACCGGCTTATTCCTCACGCACGAGACGGCTCACAAGCACATTGAAGCAGGAGCAAAGCGCGTCGTCATGACGGGGCCGCCGAAAGATGACACGCCGATGTTCGTGATGGGTGTGAACCACACAACGTACAACGGGCAGCCCATTATATCGAATGCGTCGTGTACGACGAACTGCCTCGCCCCGCTGGCAAAGGTGGTGAACGAGAAGTACGGCATTGCCGAGGGTCTCATGACAACCGTGCacgcgacgacggcaacgcAGAAGACGGTGGATGGTCCCTCCCTAAAAGACTGGCGCGGTGGACGCGGCGCGTCGCAGAACAtcatcccctcctccaccggcgccgctaAGGCTGTGGGCAAGGTGTACCCGGCGCTGAACGGCAAGCTGACTGGTATGGCCTTCCGCGTCCCGACGCCGAACGTGTCGGTGGTCGACCTCACCGTGCGTCTGGAGAAGCCAGCAACGTACAAGGATATCTGTGCTGCAATCAAGGCGGCAGCCGAGGGCGAGATGAAGGGCATTCTCGGCTACACCGACGACGAGGTCGTGTCTTCGGACTTCAACGGTGTGGGGCTGACGTCTGTCTTTGACGCCAAAGCCGGCATCTCGCTGAACGAGCACTTCGTCAAGCTCGTCTCATGGTACGACAACGAAACGGGTTACTCGCACAAGGTACTCGATCTCGTTCTCTACACGTCCGCGCGCTGA
- the TAT gene encoding tyrosine aminotransferase: MTIDTQAAPAAQTLKAGNSTGSLTEERREVEQQRAAENTSFRRIASSKHAQRTLQPLNNLTDNMKPSRSTKSNLRLSIGDPTVDGNLKTPDIVTEAMVDVVRSGKFNGYPPTVGADNLRQVVSTYWRRFCQTKSRQEALKWENVIITSGVSQAIVLALTALCNEGDNILVCAPSFPHYKSVCDSYGIECRYYYLDPSKSWECDLRAAAGMVDSHTKAFVIINPSNPCGSNFSRAHVSDIIDFCQQHQIPLISDEIYAEMVLNNGIFTSVADFDTNVPRLILGGTAKYQVCPGWRVGWSILIDPMNVAGDWAVGMERLTQLIAGVNSICQEAIARTLLKCPTECTEHIVTQLEAGAKVYARLLEHDIGISMEAPQASMFVMLKLNLSYFQDLKSDMEFYEKLLDEENVQVLPGEIFGMSGFLRATVSRPSAVLNEAVDRIIEFCERHKK; encoded by the coding sequence ATGACGATTGATACGCAGGCCGCACCCGCTGCTCAAACCTTGAAGGCCGGCAACTCCACAGGATCTCTCACCGAGGAGCGCCGCGAggtcgagcagcagcgcgcagctGAGAACACGAGTTTTCGCCGTATCGCGTCCTCGAAGCACGCCCAGCGAACCCTGCAGCCGTTGAACAACTTGACCGACAACATGAAGCCTTCCCGCTCCACTAAGTCGAACTTGCGTCTCTCCATCGGCGACCCCACTGTCGACGGCAATCTAAAGACCCCCGACATTGTAACAGAGGCAATGGTAGATGTAGTGCGCTCTGGCAAGTTCAACGGCTACCCGCCGACGGTCGGGGCAGACAACTTGCGCCAGGTGGTGTCGACCTACTGGCGCCGCTTCTGCCAGACCAAGTCTCGTCAAGAGGCGTTGAAGTGGGAGAACGTGATCATCACGTCCGGTGTGTCGCAGGCCATCGTGCTCGCTCTCACGGCACTGTGCAACGAGGGCGACAACATCCTCGTGTGCGCCCCATCGTTTCCCCACTACAAGAGCGTCTGCGACAGCTACGGCATCGAGTGCCGCTACTATTACCTCGACCCCTCGAAGAGCTGGGAGTGCGACCTCAGAGCTGCGGCCGGTATGGTGGATAGCCACACCAAGGCATTTGTCATCATCAACCCCTCCAACCCGTGCGGCAGCAACTTCTCCCGTGCACACGTGAGCGATATCATCGATTTctgccagcagcaccagaTCCCACTCATCAGTGACGAAATCTACGCTGAGATGGTGCTGAACAACGGCATCTTCACGTCTGTCGCCGACTTCGACACGAACGTTCCGCGTCTCATCCTGGGCGGCACAGCCAAGTATCAGGTCTGCCCCGGCTGGCGCGTAGGCTGGTCTATTCTGATCGACCCAATGAACGTTGCGGGAGACTGGGCTGTCGGAATGGAGCGACTGACCCAGCTCATCGCTGGCGTCAACTCTATCTGCCAGGAGGCGATTGCGCGGACACTGCTCAAGTGCCCGACGGAGTGCACCGAGCACATCGTCACTCAACTGGAGGCCGGCGCCAAAGTGTACGCCCGACTGCTCGAACACGACATTGGCATCTCCATGGAGGCGCCGCAGGCCTCCATGTTCGTGATGCTCAAGCTGAACCTCAGCTACTTTCAGGATTTGAAGTCGGACATGGAGTTCTACGAGAAACTGCTGGATGAGGAGAacgtgcaggtgctgccggGTGAGATCTTTGGCATGAGTGGCTTCCTTCGTGCAACGGTTTCCCGCCCATCGGCGGTGCTGAATGAGGCAGTCGACCGCATCATCGAGTTCTGCGAGCGCCACAAGAAGTAG